A region from the Vicia villosa cultivar HV-30 ecotype Madison, WI linkage group LG3, Vvil1.0, whole genome shotgun sequence genome encodes:
- the LOC131659690 gene encoding uncharacterized protein LOC131659690 — protein sequence MKILCGGTFPSSSLSSFSSFSSPSFGSVWWRDLVSIGGRGVYGERDPMESFCRFRVRNGFSTPFWEASWLDSCCLKKVFPCLFEVSGLKRVAVAGMGGWVDGVWSWGNLGFNPLDLSAHNLVSDLASLGVLLEGRGPGKGESDTVEWMAEADGVFSVASCYKFFAGFRIPFGPSNKFDGALSLIWKMEVPFKIKAFGWRVLVNRLPTKDLLLRKGITFSGDFSKCVFCGVHPESMMHSFFLCPSVALVWSSMARWIGKPYGGMEENCLGGFLDWLSFCKMKKVKEGKLGVVWLATLWSLWLYRNGVCFRNEVWNVDNTIWSIKVLVWKWAFIGDITHPICGFYDFNKDPLLFIS from the coding sequence ATGAAGATCTTATGTGGAGGTACTTTTCCTTCTtcctctctttcttctttttcttctttttcttctccttcttttggtTCCGTTTGGTGGAGGGATTTGGTGTCTATTGGAGGGAGGGGGGTTTATGGGGAGAGAGATCCTATGGAGTCTTTTTGTCGGTTTAGAGTTAGGAATGGGTTTTCTACTCCGTTTTGGGAAGCCTCATGGTTGGATTCTTGTTGTTTAAAGAAGGTTTTTCCTTGTTTGTTTGAGGTGTCGGGGTTGAAGAGAGTGGCGGTGGCGGGCATGGGAGGATGGGTTGATGGAGTGTGGTCGTGGGGGAATTTAGGGTTCAATCCGTTGGATTTGAGCGCTCATAATTTGGTTTCGGATTTGGCTTCTTTGGGGGTTTTGTTGGAAGGCCGCGGTCCGGGTAAGGGGGAGTCCGATACCGTGGAGTGGATGGCCGAAGCGGATGGTGTCTTTTCCGTTGCTTCTTGTTATAAGTTTTTTGCCGGGTTCCGTATTCCGTTTGGTCCTTCAAATAAATTTGATGGGGCATTGAGCTTGATATGGAAAATGGAAGTTCCTTTTAAAATTAAGGCTTTTGGGTGGAGGGTCTTGGTTAATAGACTACCTACAAAGGATTTATTGCTTCGGAAAGGTATTACTTTTTCGGGAGATTTTTCcaagtgtgttttttgtggtgTTCATCCGGAAAGTATGATGCACTCTTTCTTTTTATGCCCTTCGGTTGCTTTGGTTTGGTCTTCAATGGCTAGGTGGATAGGCAAACCTTATGGTGGGATGGAGGAGAATTGTTTGGGTGGTTTTTTGGATTGGTTGTCCTTTTGTAAAATGAAGAAAGTTAAAGAAGGTAAACTAGGAGTAGTTTGGTTAGCAACTTTATGGTCTCTTTGGTTGTATAGAAATGGTGTGTGTTTTCGGAATGAGGTGTGGAATGTGGATAATACTATTTGGAGCATCAAGGTTTTGGTGTGGAAGTGGGCTTTTATAGGAGATATTACTCATCCTATTTGTGGCTTCTACGATTTCAACAAAGATCCTTTGTTATTTATTTCGTAG
- the LOC131593236 gene encoding putative disease resistance RPP13-like protein 1 isoform X2, whose translation MEMLVKKVVSGEFIDLFRRTKLDVELLEKLEITLLSLQSVLYDAEDKQITNPAVKKWLEMLQDAVFQADQLFDELNTEALRCQVEADQVLKKFLDYFKRFNKKINSKLQKLFGRLEHLRNQNLGLKEGVSSCVRNITPTSPFLGNEYDIKGRDDDKKKLKEFLLSEGGNDGGSKIGVISIVGMGGLGKTTLAKLLYHDRDVKDKFDVRGWAHIPKDFDAVTITKTILKSVNSGTIREADLVKLEDQLQQSLSNKKFLLVLDDIWYGNYVGWISLSDIFNVGQIGSKIIITTRDVRVALPKQKSLHVHHLRSLETEDSWSLLARHAFVERNCQQHPSLEITGREIAKKCGGLPLAAIALGGILRFMSPDRWSDVLKSSIWEHTSEVVEPSLLLSYHYLPASLKGCFAYCAIFPKNSVLVKKTMVQLWIAEGLIPQPKNENSWEKVAEEFFDELMSRSLIRQRSIDDRSEQFNGDEDVWFEMHDLINDLAMAVSSPYCTMLDTNKPNPRVQYLAYDRFEYNSDDEFEKLHGLKRLRTFLPMPLQSLGVYDNSVSSKLFSDLLSTMTQLHVLSLSNSLNITKLPNSIGNLIYLRYLNLSYTEIKSLPSETCKLYNLQTLLLSYCYKLDELPEDMGKLVKLRHLDIRGTKLKKMPAQMSKLENLQTLSYFIVSGVKDVGLKIEDLGKFPHLRGSLSISQLENVIDSSHSSQANLESKKEIDELELGWSYTAPSNSQIQSVALERLRPSTNLKSLTISGFGGDKLSNWVGDSLFVNMVCLKITRCKKISVLPSLGQLGNLKELFFSEMESVKSVGTVFYGSGSSSFQPFASLETLRFEFMPEWEEWELIGGTSIEFPSLISLRLRDCPKLKENIPGNLPKLESLSLEVCPKLEGMTPNNLPSLAVLMLEECPLLMGSRQSITNPPFDIFSQLVICLNSLQKLKLYRIRSLTSFPIDGLPKTLRSLSIFYCENLEFFSHESFHNYSSLEDLHILNSCNSMTSFTLGSLPVLKSLDIKNSEHLKSISIAEDASEPNLMFLRSIRIHSCDELESVSLSRLPIPKLTYLSLRSCEKLSFIEPIKTLTSLQEMQINDLPNLQFLPESMKTLTSLQQMTITGLPNLQSFSIDDMPINLQQLLVREVGGILWNTTWQHLTSLSMLRIKSDDIVKGLMKTQVPFLPTNLVSLGIFELKDIECLDGKWLQHLTSLHKLVIDHAPKLQSLPEKGELPSSLEELHIRYCPLLKANLQRKKGKEWSKISHIPSIVIDFKTIK comes from the coding sequence ATGGAGATGCTGGTGAAAAAGGTCGTTTCTGGTGAGTTTATTGATTTGTTTCGGAGGACTAAGCTGGACGTTGAGCTGTTGGAAAAGCTGGAGATTACACTGCTGAGTCTTCAATCTGTACTTTATGATGCTGAGGACAAACAGATCACTAACCCTGCTGTCAAGAAGTGGCTGGAGATGTTGCAAGATGCTGTCTTTCAAGCTGACCAACTGTTCGACGAACTCAACACTGAAGCTTTAAGGTGCCAAGTTGAAGCTGATCAGGTTCTTAAAAAGTTTTTAGATTATTTTAAAAGGTTTAATAAAAAGATCAACTCTAAATTGCAAAAATTATTTGGAAGATTAGAACATTTGAGAAACCAAAATCTTGGATTGAAAGAAGGTGTTTCCAGCTGTGTTAGGAATATAACTCCTACAAGCCCTTTTTTAGGAAATGAATATGATATTAAAGGCAGAGATGATGACAAAAAGAAACTTAAAGAGTTTCTGCTGTCAGAGGGTGGCAATGATGGTGGAAGTAAAATAGGAGTGATTTCCATTGTGGGTATGGGAGGGTTAGGAAAAACAACACTAGCTAAACTCCTTTACCATGACCGTGATGTGAAGGACAAGTTTGATGTTAGAGGGTGGGCACATATTCCAAAAGATTTTGATGCTGTCACTATCACTAAAACCATTCTTAAATCTGTCAATTCAGGAACAATTAGAGAAGCTGACTTAGTTAAACTCGAAGATCAGTTGCAGCAAAGTTTAAGTAACAAAAAGTTTTTGTTAGTACTGGATGATATATGGTATGGAAACTATGTTGGTTGGATTAGTCTAAGTGATATCTTTAATGTTGGACAAATAGGAAGTAAGATCATCATCACAACTCGAGATGTAAGAGTCGCACTACCCAAGCAAAAATCTCTCCATGTCCACCATTTAAGATCTTTGGAAACTGAAGATTCATGGTCTTTACTAGCCAGACATGCATTTGTAGAAAGAAACTGCCAACAACATCCCAGTTTAGAAATAACTGGTAGAGAAATTGCCAAAAAATGTGGCGGTTTACCATTAGCTGCAATAGCACTTGGGGGTATTCTCCGGTTCATGTCACCGGATCGTTGGAGTGATGTGTTAAAAAGTAGTATTTGGGAACATACAAGTGAAGTTGTGGAACCATCTCTACTACTGAGCTATCATTACCTTCCAGCTTCTCTAAAAGGATGCTTTGCTTATTGTGCAATTTTTCCAAAGAACTCAGTCTTAGTGAAAAAGACGATGGTTCAGTTGTGGATTGCAGAAGGCTTAATACCTCAGCCAAAAAATGAGAATAGTTGGGAAAAAGTAGCTGAAGAATTCTTTGATGAGTTAATGTCTAGGTCTCTGATACGTCAACGGTCTATTGATGATAGGTCAGAACAATTCAATGGTGATGAAGATGTTTGGTTTGAAATGCATGACCTCATCAATGATTTAGCTATGGCAGTTTCATCTCCGTATTGCACTATGTTGGACACAAATAAGCCAAATCCAAGGGTGCAATACTTGGCATACGACAGATTTGAATATAACTCAGACGATGAATTTGAAAAATTGCATGGATTAAAAAGACTACGAACTTTTCTACCCATGCCGTTGCAATCTTTAGGGGTTTATGATAATTCTGTATCGTCAAAGTTATTTTCTGATTTGTTGTCAACAATGACACAATTACACGTGTTGTCTCTTTCAAACTCTTTAAATATCACAAAGTTACCCAACTCTATTGGAAATTTGATTTACTTGCGATACTTGAATCTCTCTTACACTGAGATTAAAAGTTTGCCTTCAGAAACGTGCAAGCTTTACAATTTGCAGACGTTGTTGTTGTCATATTGCTATAAACTCGATGAATTGCCAGAAGACATGGGAAAATTGGTGAAGCTACGCCACCTTGACATTAGAGGCACTAAATTGAAGAAAATGCCGGCACAAATGTCCAAATTAGAAAATCTGCAAACATTGTCGTACTTTATTGTGAGCGGCGTTAAGGATGTTGGGTTGAAGATTGAAGATCTTGGAAAATTTCCCCATCTACGAGGAAGCCTTTCCATCTCACAACTTGAAAATGTAATTGACTCATCCCATTCTTCTCAAGCAAACTTGGAGTCGAAGAAAGAAATTGACGAGTTGGAACTAGGATGGTCTTACACTGCTCCTTCAAACTCACAAATACAAAGTGTTGCATTGGAGCGACTGCGCCCGTCGACAAATTTGAAGAGTTTGACCATCTCTGGATTTGGTGGAGACAAATTATCAAATTGGGTGGGAGATTCTTTATTTGTAAACATGGTGTGTTTGAAGATCACAAGGTGTAAAAAAATTTCAGTGCTGCCATCCTTGGGGCAACTCGGTAATCTAAAAGAACTTTTTTTTAGTGAGATGGAATCTGTTAAAAGTGTTGGTACCGTATTCTATGGAAGTGGTTCTTCTTCATTTCAACCATTTGCCTCTTTAGAGACTCTACGCTTTGAATTTATGCCAGAGTGGGAGGAATGGGAGTTGATTGGAGGTACATCTATAGAGTTTCCTAGTCTTATTAGCCTTAGGTTAAGGGACTGTCCAAAACTGAAAGAAAACATACCTGGCAACCTTCCTAAGCTTGAAAGTTTGTCACTTGAAGTTTGTCCCAAACTTGAAGGGATGACACCCAACAATCTTCCTTCTCTTGCGGTCCTTATGTTAGAGGAATGTCCCTTATTGATGGGTTCAAGACAGTCTATTACAAACCCACCATTTGACATATTCAGCCAATTGGTGATTTGTCTCAATTCTCTTCAAAAGTTGAAGTTATACAGAATTCGATCTCTAACATCCTTTCCGATAGACGGCCTTCCCAAAACCTTACGATCTCTCTCTATCTTTTACTGTGAGAATCTGGAGTTCTTTTCTCATGAATCTTTTCACAATTACTCGTCACTTGAGGATTTGCATATATTAAATagttgtaattcaatgacatcatTTACCTTGGGCTCTCTCCCTGTCCTCAAAAGTCTAGATATTAAGAATAGTGAACATTTAAAATCCATATCAATAGCAGAAGATGCATCGGAACCAAATCTAATGTTTCTTAGAAGCATCAGAATACATAGCTGTGATGAACTGGAGTCAGTTTCCTTAAGTCGATTACCCATTCCTAAACTCACTTATTTAAGTTTGCGGAGTTGTGAGAAGTTAAGTTTCATAGAACCAATAAAGACTCTAACTAGCCTTCAAGAAATGCAAATTAATGACCTTCCAAATCTGCAATTTCTACCTGAATCAATGAAGACTCTAACTAGCCTTCAACAAATGACAATTACTGGCCTTCCAAATCTGCAATCGTTTTCCATAGATGATATGCCTATCAATTTGCAGCAACTATTGGTCCGCGAAGTTGGAGGGATTTTGTGGAATACAACTTGGCAACATCTCACTTCTCTTTCAATGCTGCGTATTAAGAGTGATGATATTGTGAAGGGGCTGATGAAAACGCAAGTTCCGTTTCTACCCACTAATCTCGTTTCCTTGGGGATCTTTGAGCTTAAAGATATAGAATGTTTGGATGGGAAGTGGCTTCAACATCTCACCTCTCTCCATAAACTTGTGATTGATCATGCACCCAAGCTTCAGTCGTTGCCAGAAAAGGGGGAATTGCCTTCCTCTCTTGAAGAACTGCATATCAGATATTGTCCGTTGTTGAAAGCAAATTTGCAGAGGAAGAAAGGGAAAGAGTGGAGTAAGATTTCTCACATTCCCTCAATAGTTATAGACTTCAAAACCATCAAATGA
- the LOC131659689 gene encoding protein MAIN-LIKE 1-like has translation MCTLGADGRPTSRRHRIADEVGPFVPIPPPHEPPQEPPQPVGFLEGPSDRSLLVRYEDHVARRIWFREERGPKKELKVAGHGTKLQDRVPQMLPPEMEAFVSRSGPTSLQRTSLTKIDVNLVSAFVERWHIETSSFHMPFGEITITLDDVASLLHLPIRGLF, from the exons ATGTGCACACTTGGAGCAGACGGGAGGCCTACTAGCAGACGCCACCGCATAGCAGATGAAGTTGGTCCCTTTGTACCAATTCCGCCACCACATGAACCACCGCAGGAGCCACCACAGCCAGTCGGGTTTCTTGAAGGACCTTCGGATCGATCATTACTTGTTCGGTACGAGGATCACGTTGCTCGTCGTATATGGTTCAGGGAG gAAAGAGGTCCTAAAAAGGAGCTCAAAGTCGCAGGTCATGGGACGAAGCTTCAGGATAGAGTGCCTCAGATGCTCCCACCAGAGATGGAGGCTTTCGTGTCTAGGTCAGGTCCTACTAGTCTCCAGAGAACTAGCCTGACCAAGATAGATGTTAATCTTGTATCAGcatttgtggagcggtggcatatAGAGACAtcgtcatttcacatgccatttggTGAGATAACGATTACTTTGGATGATGTTGCCAGTCTGTTGCACTTGCCGATTAGAGGTTTGTTCTGA
- the LOC131593236 gene encoding putative disease resistance RPP13-like protein 1 isoform X1 — MAAIVGGALLTASMEMLVKKVVSGEFIDLFRRTKLDVELLEKLEITLLSLQSVLYDAEDKQITNPAVKKWLEMLQDAVFQADQLFDELNTEALRCQVEADQVLKKFLDYFKRFNKKINSKLQKLFGRLEHLRNQNLGLKEGVSSCVRNITPTSPFLGNEYDIKGRDDDKKKLKEFLLSEGGNDGGSKIGVISIVGMGGLGKTTLAKLLYHDRDVKDKFDVRGWAHIPKDFDAVTITKTILKSVNSGTIREADLVKLEDQLQQSLSNKKFLLVLDDIWYGNYVGWISLSDIFNVGQIGSKIIITTRDVRVALPKQKSLHVHHLRSLETEDSWSLLARHAFVERNCQQHPSLEITGREIAKKCGGLPLAAIALGGILRFMSPDRWSDVLKSSIWEHTSEVVEPSLLLSYHYLPASLKGCFAYCAIFPKNSVLVKKTMVQLWIAEGLIPQPKNENSWEKVAEEFFDELMSRSLIRQRSIDDRSEQFNGDEDVWFEMHDLINDLAMAVSSPYCTMLDTNKPNPRVQYLAYDRFEYNSDDEFEKLHGLKRLRTFLPMPLQSLGVYDNSVSSKLFSDLLSTMTQLHVLSLSNSLNITKLPNSIGNLIYLRYLNLSYTEIKSLPSETCKLYNLQTLLLSYCYKLDELPEDMGKLVKLRHLDIRGTKLKKMPAQMSKLENLQTLSYFIVSGVKDVGLKIEDLGKFPHLRGSLSISQLENVIDSSHSSQANLESKKEIDELELGWSYTAPSNSQIQSVALERLRPSTNLKSLTISGFGGDKLSNWVGDSLFVNMVCLKITRCKKISVLPSLGQLGNLKELFFSEMESVKSVGTVFYGSGSSSFQPFASLETLRFEFMPEWEEWELIGGTSIEFPSLISLRLRDCPKLKENIPGNLPKLESLSLEVCPKLEGMTPNNLPSLAVLMLEECPLLMGSRQSITNPPFDIFSQLVICLNSLQKLKLYRIRSLTSFPIDGLPKTLRSLSIFYCENLEFFSHESFHNYSSLEDLHILNSCNSMTSFTLGSLPVLKSLDIKNSEHLKSISIAEDASEPNLMFLRSIRIHSCDELESVSLSRLPIPKLTYLSLRSCEKLSFIEPIKTLTSLQEMQINDLPNLQFLPESMKTLTSLQQMTITGLPNLQSFSIDDMPINLQQLLVREVGGILWNTTWQHLTSLSMLRIKSDDIVKGLMKTQVPFLPTNLVSLGIFELKDIECLDGKWLQHLTSLHKLVIDHAPKLQSLPEKGELPSSLEELHIRYCPLLKANLQRKKGKEWSKISHIPSIVIDFKTIK, encoded by the coding sequence ATGGCTGCCATTGTTGGAGGAGCACTTCTGACAGCTTCCATGGAGATGCTGGTGAAAAAGGTCGTTTCTGGTGAGTTTATTGATTTGTTTCGGAGGACTAAGCTGGACGTTGAGCTGTTGGAAAAGCTGGAGATTACACTGCTGAGTCTTCAATCTGTACTTTATGATGCTGAGGACAAACAGATCACTAACCCTGCTGTCAAGAAGTGGCTGGAGATGTTGCAAGATGCTGTCTTTCAAGCTGACCAACTGTTCGACGAACTCAACACTGAAGCTTTAAGGTGCCAAGTTGAAGCTGATCAGGTTCTTAAAAAGTTTTTAGATTATTTTAAAAGGTTTAATAAAAAGATCAACTCTAAATTGCAAAAATTATTTGGAAGATTAGAACATTTGAGAAACCAAAATCTTGGATTGAAAGAAGGTGTTTCCAGCTGTGTTAGGAATATAACTCCTACAAGCCCTTTTTTAGGAAATGAATATGATATTAAAGGCAGAGATGATGACAAAAAGAAACTTAAAGAGTTTCTGCTGTCAGAGGGTGGCAATGATGGTGGAAGTAAAATAGGAGTGATTTCCATTGTGGGTATGGGAGGGTTAGGAAAAACAACACTAGCTAAACTCCTTTACCATGACCGTGATGTGAAGGACAAGTTTGATGTTAGAGGGTGGGCACATATTCCAAAAGATTTTGATGCTGTCACTATCACTAAAACCATTCTTAAATCTGTCAATTCAGGAACAATTAGAGAAGCTGACTTAGTTAAACTCGAAGATCAGTTGCAGCAAAGTTTAAGTAACAAAAAGTTTTTGTTAGTACTGGATGATATATGGTATGGAAACTATGTTGGTTGGATTAGTCTAAGTGATATCTTTAATGTTGGACAAATAGGAAGTAAGATCATCATCACAACTCGAGATGTAAGAGTCGCACTACCCAAGCAAAAATCTCTCCATGTCCACCATTTAAGATCTTTGGAAACTGAAGATTCATGGTCTTTACTAGCCAGACATGCATTTGTAGAAAGAAACTGCCAACAACATCCCAGTTTAGAAATAACTGGTAGAGAAATTGCCAAAAAATGTGGCGGTTTACCATTAGCTGCAATAGCACTTGGGGGTATTCTCCGGTTCATGTCACCGGATCGTTGGAGTGATGTGTTAAAAAGTAGTATTTGGGAACATACAAGTGAAGTTGTGGAACCATCTCTACTACTGAGCTATCATTACCTTCCAGCTTCTCTAAAAGGATGCTTTGCTTATTGTGCAATTTTTCCAAAGAACTCAGTCTTAGTGAAAAAGACGATGGTTCAGTTGTGGATTGCAGAAGGCTTAATACCTCAGCCAAAAAATGAGAATAGTTGGGAAAAAGTAGCTGAAGAATTCTTTGATGAGTTAATGTCTAGGTCTCTGATACGTCAACGGTCTATTGATGATAGGTCAGAACAATTCAATGGTGATGAAGATGTTTGGTTTGAAATGCATGACCTCATCAATGATTTAGCTATGGCAGTTTCATCTCCGTATTGCACTATGTTGGACACAAATAAGCCAAATCCAAGGGTGCAATACTTGGCATACGACAGATTTGAATATAACTCAGACGATGAATTTGAAAAATTGCATGGATTAAAAAGACTACGAACTTTTCTACCCATGCCGTTGCAATCTTTAGGGGTTTATGATAATTCTGTATCGTCAAAGTTATTTTCTGATTTGTTGTCAACAATGACACAATTACACGTGTTGTCTCTTTCAAACTCTTTAAATATCACAAAGTTACCCAACTCTATTGGAAATTTGATTTACTTGCGATACTTGAATCTCTCTTACACTGAGATTAAAAGTTTGCCTTCAGAAACGTGCAAGCTTTACAATTTGCAGACGTTGTTGTTGTCATATTGCTATAAACTCGATGAATTGCCAGAAGACATGGGAAAATTGGTGAAGCTACGCCACCTTGACATTAGAGGCACTAAATTGAAGAAAATGCCGGCACAAATGTCCAAATTAGAAAATCTGCAAACATTGTCGTACTTTATTGTGAGCGGCGTTAAGGATGTTGGGTTGAAGATTGAAGATCTTGGAAAATTTCCCCATCTACGAGGAAGCCTTTCCATCTCACAACTTGAAAATGTAATTGACTCATCCCATTCTTCTCAAGCAAACTTGGAGTCGAAGAAAGAAATTGACGAGTTGGAACTAGGATGGTCTTACACTGCTCCTTCAAACTCACAAATACAAAGTGTTGCATTGGAGCGACTGCGCCCGTCGACAAATTTGAAGAGTTTGACCATCTCTGGATTTGGTGGAGACAAATTATCAAATTGGGTGGGAGATTCTTTATTTGTAAACATGGTGTGTTTGAAGATCACAAGGTGTAAAAAAATTTCAGTGCTGCCATCCTTGGGGCAACTCGGTAATCTAAAAGAACTTTTTTTTAGTGAGATGGAATCTGTTAAAAGTGTTGGTACCGTATTCTATGGAAGTGGTTCTTCTTCATTTCAACCATTTGCCTCTTTAGAGACTCTACGCTTTGAATTTATGCCAGAGTGGGAGGAATGGGAGTTGATTGGAGGTACATCTATAGAGTTTCCTAGTCTTATTAGCCTTAGGTTAAGGGACTGTCCAAAACTGAAAGAAAACATACCTGGCAACCTTCCTAAGCTTGAAAGTTTGTCACTTGAAGTTTGTCCCAAACTTGAAGGGATGACACCCAACAATCTTCCTTCTCTTGCGGTCCTTATGTTAGAGGAATGTCCCTTATTGATGGGTTCAAGACAGTCTATTACAAACCCACCATTTGACATATTCAGCCAATTGGTGATTTGTCTCAATTCTCTTCAAAAGTTGAAGTTATACAGAATTCGATCTCTAACATCCTTTCCGATAGACGGCCTTCCCAAAACCTTACGATCTCTCTCTATCTTTTACTGTGAGAATCTGGAGTTCTTTTCTCATGAATCTTTTCACAATTACTCGTCACTTGAGGATTTGCATATATTAAATagttgtaattcaatgacatcatTTACCTTGGGCTCTCTCCCTGTCCTCAAAAGTCTAGATATTAAGAATAGTGAACATTTAAAATCCATATCAATAGCAGAAGATGCATCGGAACCAAATCTAATGTTTCTTAGAAGCATCAGAATACATAGCTGTGATGAACTGGAGTCAGTTTCCTTAAGTCGATTACCCATTCCTAAACTCACTTATTTAAGTTTGCGGAGTTGTGAGAAGTTAAGTTTCATAGAACCAATAAAGACTCTAACTAGCCTTCAAGAAATGCAAATTAATGACCTTCCAAATCTGCAATTTCTACCTGAATCAATGAAGACTCTAACTAGCCTTCAACAAATGACAATTACTGGCCTTCCAAATCTGCAATCGTTTTCCATAGATGATATGCCTATCAATTTGCAGCAACTATTGGTCCGCGAAGTTGGAGGGATTTTGTGGAATACAACTTGGCAACATCTCACTTCTCTTTCAATGCTGCGTATTAAGAGTGATGATATTGTGAAGGGGCTGATGAAAACGCAAGTTCCGTTTCTACCCACTAATCTCGTTTCCTTGGGGATCTTTGAGCTTAAAGATATAGAATGTTTGGATGGGAAGTGGCTTCAACATCTCACCTCTCTCCATAAACTTGTGATTGATCATGCACCCAAGCTTCAGTCGTTGCCAGAAAAGGGGGAATTGCCTTCCTCTCTTGAAGAACTGCATATCAGATATTGTCCGTTGTTGAAAGCAAATTTGCAGAGGAAGAAAGGGAAAGAGTGGAGTAAGATTTCTCACATTCCCTCAATAGTTATAGACTTCAAAACCATCAAATGA